The proteins below are encoded in one region of Anguilla anguilla isolate fAngAng1 chromosome 3, fAngAng1.pri, whole genome shotgun sequence:
- the LOC118222198 gene encoding GRB2-associated-binding protein 3-like isoform X1 translates to MSAGDVVCTGWLVKSPPEKKLKRYAWRKRWFVLRRGRMSGNPDVLEYYRGKSSKKPIRTIDLRECQVQMHTEIRLLKRELQNQHLFVVKTSSRIFYLVAKTEEEMNSWVRNISQICHFSPLDEEAADSDSFSQQPSPASSTHTSHITSHDLSADANTTEGSRSRSESESSLPPDYLILSQCETGRVSITSCSNSERSLEQSSSDNTFEDVFLSPLCTNQTLSPFISVGLSEPPLGTPSSSTPLERLSEFSSSCSSTSPTQTLHPAPDFFQFDKPATSLSPEGIMDGQTPPPRPPKPIRFSERCADNGPHHMTLRSGEGLFPLQPAPIPRRISLAGLDHVRRGEFDISSVRSWNKRLSLNLPRLNSVCSPSSVDCYEDSYIPMNSGASPPVASSDIESDGYVPMSPTSAPFLMSNGNPETPPPAAPLQGLPTDLEPPPVNRDLKPRRRARPPPLDLRALSTINECPPHLSLTRTLTEPGNSAHWFPMDRRPGITGTLGDQEDSCLLGESRHLLPANGSTALCTPRKSNLDYLSLDFNSASPSPVQKKALLADEHRVDYVQVDEKKTQALQNTKMEWKDVRQSKV, encoded by the exons GCCTGGAGAAAACGCTGGTTTGTGCTCCGACGGGGTCGGATGAGCGGAAACCCAGACGTGCTGGAATACTACAGGGGCAAGAGCTCCAAGAAGCCCATCCGCACCATAGACCTACGGGAGTGCCAAGTCCAGATGCACACGGAGATCCGGCTGCTCAAGAGGGAGTTACAGAACCAGCACCTGTTCGTAGTCAAGACCTCCTCGCGCATCTTCTACCTGGTTGCCAAGACCGAGGAGGAGATGAACAGCTGGGTGCGCAACATTAGCCAAATCTGCCACTTCAGCCCACTGGACGAAGAGGCGGCAG ACTCAGACAGCTTCTCCCAGCAGCCCTCACCCGCCAGCTCCACCCACACATCCCACATCACAAGCCATGACCTCAGCGCAGACGCCAACACCACAGAGGGCAGCCGCAGCCGCAGTGAGTCAGAGTCCAGTCTGCCCCCTGACTACCTCATCCTTTCGCAGTGCGAGACCGGGAGGGTCAGCATCACCAG CTGCTCAAACTCAGAGCGGTCCCTGGAGCAGAGTTCATCGGACAACACCTTTGAGGATGTTTTCCTGTCCCCTCTCTGCACCAATCAGACGCTGTCCCCTTTCATCTCAGTCGGGCTATCAGAGCCCCCACTTGGTACCCCTTCTTCCTCCACACCTTTGGAGAGACTGTCTgaattctcctcctcctgctcctcaacGTCCCCCACCCAGACGCTCCACCCAGCCCCGGACTTTTTCCAGTTTGACAAACCAGCCACGTCCTTGTCTCCAGAAGGCATCATGGATGGtcaaacacccccaccccggccgCCCAAACCCATTCGCTTCTCTGAGAGATGTGCAGATAATGGACCTCATCACATGACTCTCCGGAGTGGTGAGGGGCTCTTTCCACTTCAGCCTGCCCCAATTCCTCGGAGAATCTCCCTGGCAGGACTGGATCACGTTCGGAGAG GAGAGTTTGACATCAGCTCTGTAAGAAGTTGGAACAAAAGGCTAAGTCTTAATTTG CCACGACTGAACTCTGTATGCAGTCCAAGTTCGGTGGACTGTTATGAAGACTCCTATATCCCCATGAACTCTGGGGCTTCCCCCCCAGTAGCCAGTTCAGACATTGAGTCAGATGGCTACGTCCCCATGAGTCCAACATCAGCTCCATTCCTCATGTCCAACGGGAACCCTGagacccctccccctgctgccCCCTTGCAAGGGTTGCCAACCGATCTGGAACCGCCTCCTGTGAACCGCGATCTGAAGCCAAGGAGAAGAG CAAGACCTCCACCATTAGACCTACGGGCCTTATCCACCATCAATGAATGTCCACCCCATCTGTCTCTGACACGGACGCTGACAGAGCCAGG AAACTCAGCTCATTGGTTCCCAATGGATAGAAGACCTGGCATAACAGGGACCTTGGGGGATCAAGAAGACAGCTGTCTTCTGGGG GAGTCCCGGCATTTGTTACCTGCCAATGGAAGCACAGCTCTCTGCACTCCCCGGAAATCAAATCTGGACTACCTATCACTGGACTTCAATTCGGCGTCACCTTCACCAGTGCAGAAG aagGCTCTGCTTGCTGATGAGCACCGAGTAGACTACGTACAGGTTGATGAGAAGAAGACCCAGGCCCTGCAGAACACTAAGATGGAGTGGAAGGATGTCCGGCAATCCAAAGTGTAA
- the LOC118222198 gene encoding GRB2-associated-binding protein 3-like isoform X2 yields the protein MSAGDVVCTGWLVKSPPEKKLKRYAWRKRWFVLRRGRMSGNPDVLEYYRGKSSKKPIRTIDLRECQVQMHTEIRLLKRELQNQHLFVVKTSSRIFYLVAKTEEEMNSWVRNISQICHFSPLDEEAADSDSFSQQPSPASSTHTSHITSHDLSADANTTEGSRSRSESESSLPPDYLILSQCETGRVSITSCSNSERSLEQSSSDNTFEDVFLSPLCTNQTLSPFISVGLSEPPLGTPSSSTPLERLSEFSSSCSSTSPTQTLHPAPDFFQFDKPATSLSPEGIMDGQTPPPRPPKPIRFSERCADNGPHHMTLRSGEGLFPLQPAPIPRRISLAGLDHVRRGEFDISSVRSWNKRLSLNLPRLNSVCSPSSVDCYEDSYIPMNSGASPPVASSDIESDGYVPMSPTSAPFLMSNGNPETPPPAAPLQGLPTDLEPPPVNRDLKPRRRARPPPLDLRALSTINECPPHLSLTRTLTEPGNSAHWFPMDRRPGITGTLGDQEDSCLLGESRHLLPANGSTALCTPRKSNLDYLSLDFNSASPSPVQKALLADEHRVDYVQVDEKKTQALQNTKMEWKDVRQSKV from the exons GCCTGGAGAAAACGCTGGTTTGTGCTCCGACGGGGTCGGATGAGCGGAAACCCAGACGTGCTGGAATACTACAGGGGCAAGAGCTCCAAGAAGCCCATCCGCACCATAGACCTACGGGAGTGCCAAGTCCAGATGCACACGGAGATCCGGCTGCTCAAGAGGGAGTTACAGAACCAGCACCTGTTCGTAGTCAAGACCTCCTCGCGCATCTTCTACCTGGTTGCCAAGACCGAGGAGGAGATGAACAGCTGGGTGCGCAACATTAGCCAAATCTGCCACTTCAGCCCACTGGACGAAGAGGCGGCAG ACTCAGACAGCTTCTCCCAGCAGCCCTCACCCGCCAGCTCCACCCACACATCCCACATCACAAGCCATGACCTCAGCGCAGACGCCAACACCACAGAGGGCAGCCGCAGCCGCAGTGAGTCAGAGTCCAGTCTGCCCCCTGACTACCTCATCCTTTCGCAGTGCGAGACCGGGAGGGTCAGCATCACCAG CTGCTCAAACTCAGAGCGGTCCCTGGAGCAGAGTTCATCGGACAACACCTTTGAGGATGTTTTCCTGTCCCCTCTCTGCACCAATCAGACGCTGTCCCCTTTCATCTCAGTCGGGCTATCAGAGCCCCCACTTGGTACCCCTTCTTCCTCCACACCTTTGGAGAGACTGTCTgaattctcctcctcctgctcctcaacGTCCCCCACCCAGACGCTCCACCCAGCCCCGGACTTTTTCCAGTTTGACAAACCAGCCACGTCCTTGTCTCCAGAAGGCATCATGGATGGtcaaacacccccaccccggccgCCCAAACCCATTCGCTTCTCTGAGAGATGTGCAGATAATGGACCTCATCACATGACTCTCCGGAGTGGTGAGGGGCTCTTTCCACTTCAGCCTGCCCCAATTCCTCGGAGAATCTCCCTGGCAGGACTGGATCACGTTCGGAGAG GAGAGTTTGACATCAGCTCTGTAAGAAGTTGGAACAAAAGGCTAAGTCTTAATTTG CCACGACTGAACTCTGTATGCAGTCCAAGTTCGGTGGACTGTTATGAAGACTCCTATATCCCCATGAACTCTGGGGCTTCCCCCCCAGTAGCCAGTTCAGACATTGAGTCAGATGGCTACGTCCCCATGAGTCCAACATCAGCTCCATTCCTCATGTCCAACGGGAACCCTGagacccctccccctgctgccCCCTTGCAAGGGTTGCCAACCGATCTGGAACCGCCTCCTGTGAACCGCGATCTGAAGCCAAGGAGAAGAG CAAGACCTCCACCATTAGACCTACGGGCCTTATCCACCATCAATGAATGTCCACCCCATCTGTCTCTGACACGGACGCTGACAGAGCCAGG AAACTCAGCTCATTGGTTCCCAATGGATAGAAGACCTGGCATAACAGGGACCTTGGGGGATCAAGAAGACAGCTGTCTTCTGGGG GAGTCCCGGCATTTGTTACCTGCCAATGGAAGCACAGCTCTCTGCACTCCCCGGAAATCAAATCTGGACTACCTATCACTGGACTTCAATTCGGCGTCACCTTCACCAGTGCAGAAG GCTCTGCTTGCTGATGAGCACCGAGTAGACTACGTACAGGTTGATGAGAAGAAGACCCAGGCCCTGCAGAACACTAAGATGGAGTGGAAGGATGTCCGGCAATCCAAAGTGTAA